DNA from Flavobacterium aestivum:
TTATGCTGCTTTTTAAATTACTGGCTATTATTTGTAATTCTTTTTTATTCTGATAAAATTCTTGCCATATACTTTCTTCAAGTTGGCTTCCTCCAATCATTCCTTTTCCTTCAAAATTAGGATCGATTCTTTTAAAGTTGGCAAATTTCAAAGAAACACTACTAGCACTTCGAGAAAATCCATTTCCTTCATTTTTCAAGCTTAACAGATTACTCAATGCTTTGATTTTCGGATGAGTTCCATGCATTAGTCCATAATCTATTTTAAAATATAGATCAAGTGCAAGTATGAGTTCTTCTCTATTCCAAGGAGGGTTTCTCATTTATTTATCTTGAATTCTACATTTCACAAAAAGATAGTGCAGTAATGCATATCCTGTATTCACACTGAGGGCATTGCCCGCTTGTCTATATAATTGATGCCCGCTTACTCCAGCTTCAACAGCATTATCATAAAACTCTTTATTGAATCCCTGTAATTTTAATGCTTCCCAAGGAGTTAGCTTTCTTACAGGTTTTTTGAACAAAATTTCTTTTGGGGTATCTTTATGAGAATGATTGTTTAAAATAAAATCATCAGAGTAGTAATTATCTTGACATGCTCTATGCATTTTTACCATCGTTGCTGTGAGTGTTCTTGCAACATCTAAATCTATCTGTGATTTACTTTTAAAATTTTTTGATCCATCTGCTAAAATAGTATGCTTAATTTTTTCAGAAAGATAATACTTATCATCAACTTTTTTGTCTAATATTTCTAATACATTTTCATACATATTCAATGAATGACCATTTATATTCATGAAATTATCGATAATATTATTTTCAGTAAGATTAATTGAAAGCTCTTTTTTACTACAAACAAAAAAAACTCGTGCTCTTTTTTGAGGTAAACCGAAATTTTGAGAATCTAGAACTACGTAATTAACATATTTATATTCATGCTCTTTGAAAAAATTAAGTATTTTATTTAAAGTTTCACCTTTATTGTGTTTAAGAATATTTCGAACATTTTCTAAAACAACAAACTCTGGATTTTTTTGAGCTAATAATTCATGAATACTGAATAATATTTTTCCCCTTTCATCTTCTAATCCCAGTTGCTTACCTAAAAGACTAAATGCTTGACAAGGAAATCCTCCCAATAATAAATCGAAATTAGACATTTGTTGTATTTTTTCTCTCTCGGAAGTAAATTCAACAATATTACCCATTCTGGCTTCTCCATTTAAATTGTAGTTATTTCCATATGTTTTTAAAGCAAATGGGTCTATTTCAGAAAAAGCTGTACAATGCATATCAATATTTGAATCATATGATAGTAGTTCAGCAGCTTTTCTAAAACCTCCAATTCCTGAGAAGAGTTCTATATATCTCATTGTATAAAATGTTTTATTTCTTTGGCAATAACTTCAGCAAGTTTTACTGGAACCGCATTACCAATTTGTTTGTACCAACTATTAAGTCCTCCTCTGAAAATATAATCATCAGGGAATGTTTGTATTCTTGCAGCCTCTCTTGGACTTAGCCCACGGGATTGCTCAGGATGAATATACATGTGACAATCATATTTCATATGAGAAGTTATAGTTTTTGATACCTCGTTTCTTTTTAGTTTGTAATATTTATCCTTAAAAATATGTTTCCTATTTTTGTATACTAGGATGTCTTGAATACTTTCGTGTAAAGAATTTTCACCTTCAGGAAGACGTCGAAAAATCTCAAGATCGTTTTCATTATTGTAACGAGATCTATGATTCCATAAATAGTTTATTTCTCGATTTTTATTTAGTTCTTTTAAGAAATCATTCTGCTCAAGAACTATTTTGCGTAGATTGTATCCATTTTTTTCACTTTCATATTCGGCATTAAGTTTTAATGGATTTGTCCCTATTTCCGGTAATCCAAATAAGGCATCTTGGAGTTTGTAAAAATTTTCTGTTTTTTGTTTTGCTAACAAGCCAGCCCTAATTTGTTCAATGCTAAGAAAATTTTTGCCACCTATAAGTATATATCTTATGCGGCTCTGGGGAATTCCAAAATTTTGTGCATCAAGTATTAAAGGGTTGTAAGAGTATTCTTCTTTCGTGGCTGTTCTAATATCTTCTTCAATTTGATTTTCGACTTTTTTCATTCCCCTCACATTTTCCATTATAAAAAAATCAGGTTTTATGATTCCGAGTAATTTTACAAATTGTTTATAAAGAATATTTCTCTTGTCTTCAATGAAACTTTTTTGAAGACTTGTTTCATCTATTTCAAAATTTTGTCTATTTGCAGTTGAAAAACCCTGGCATGGTGGGCCGCCAGCTATTAATTTTACACCTTTAAATAGATGTAAATACTGATCTATGTTATCAACGAGTTCTTTGATATCTCCATTGAAAAATCTGTCTAATATTAGATCATGATTGAAATAATAAGTTTCAAGTGCATCTAAATAAATGTCATTAACAAAAGCAGGAACAAAACCAGCATTTGTAAGTCCTTGACTTAACCCTCCCGCACCACTGAAAAAATCTGCAAATAAAAAATCTGAAGTAGGCTCCTGTTTGAGTTCAGGAAGATATTTTTTCAATACTGAATGCTTTTTTGCATTGTTTTTACGTAACGTATAATATAATCCATTTAAATTTTTAAATAATTCTTTTTCAAGAAAGTTTTCATATTCTTTAGGAATTTCCAACCGCTCAGTTTCTTCTACAACAATATTTTCTTCTGCAAGAATTTTCAGAATTTCATTCATTAAATTCTGTGATTTTTTTTTAAATGTCTTTTTGTGATATTTGTAGTAAAATTCTAGCATTTTATTTTTAATTTTTCAATAATGTTGTATAAGGTGATCTCTTTTATTAAAGGTTTTAGTTCACATTCCCAAATTGTTATAACATTCCAGTCAATATTCATTAATTTTTTTTTATTTTCTATATCTTTTTCAATATTTCGATTGATTTTCTCTAGCCACCAGTCAGTTCTTGTTTTTGGTATCACAAAATATTTACAGTCTTTATGTCCATGCCAGAAACATCCATTTACAAATATGACAGTTTTATATTTTGGAAGTACTATGTCGGGAGTGCCAGGGAGTTTTTTGTCATGCAGTCTAAATCTAAGTCCTTTTGAAAAAATAAATTTCCGTACAAGTATCTCAGGTTTTGTATTTTTATTCCTGATCTTGCTCATGTTATAACTCCTTGTATATTTGGAATGTACATCAGTCATTAACTTTTTTTTAAAGTTATTATTATATTTTATCTCGCCTGTTTATTTGTATTTTATAAATGTTTTTATGCTTGCAATATAATCAAACTTTAGTAATCTAAAAAATAGTGTAATTTCTTTAAAATACAAATTGTTTTTTAGGATTTGATGTATAAGTAATTAAGCTGATTGGTAATAATGATTTTAGTCACTTTGAAGAATATTTATAATTCTTTAAAAAGTCAAAATAATCTTTTATAGCTATGTGTTTTTGTGTTGATCCAATAAGATTTGACGAATAATTTAGAATATTATCAAAAAACAAAAAACCCGAAAATTTCTTTTCGGGTTTTAAATACTTGCGGAGAAAGAGGGATTCGAACCCCCGGACCTGTTACAGTCAACAGTTTTCAAGACTGCCGCATTCGACCGCTCTGCCATTTCTCCAGTATGTCGCTTTCATTAGCTGATTGCGGGTGCAAATATAGTGAGCTTTTTTGGTTTAAAAAAAACTATTTTAGGAAAAAAATCATCTTTTTTTGATATGAATTTTTAATGATTTCATTTACTTGGTTTTAGGTTTGAAATAGTTGTAAAAAAAGTTTTTGGTAACGATGTGAATTGAGATTGTTATGTGGTAATTGGCAAAAAGTGATTAGGAATTAGCATTGGTTTGGTGTTTACGTCTTAGCAGAAATAAAAAAATCCTTAAGAATATAATTCATAAGGATTTCTATACTAACTAGTAATTTCTACTAATTTAATATTTCACAAATTCTTTTATTTCCAAGCCGTATCCAATCATTCCAACACGTTTGGTTTGTTCAGTATTAGACAATAAACGAATTTTTGAGATGTCAAGATCGTGCAAAATTTGGGCTCCAATACCAAAATCTTTATTATCCATCTTGATTTGTGGGGCTTTGAATTCGCCTTTGGTCTGTAATTCTTTTAATTCTACAATACGGTTTAGTAAATCTACAGATTGTAATTCTTGATTGATAAACAATACGGCGCCTTTGCCTTCATCGTTAATCATTTTAAACATATCATCCAGTTTTTTATGAGCATCGTTGGTTAATGTTCCTAAAATGTCATTATTAACTGATGTTGAATTGATTCGGGTTAATACTGCTTCACCTAAATTCCAGGTTCCTTTTGTTAAAGCGATATGGACTTGCTTATTTGTGGTTTGCAAATACGCTCTTAGTCTAAAGGTTCCAAAACGAGTTTCGATATCAAAATCTTCTTTCTTAACAATCAGACTGTCGTGTTGCATTCTATAAGCAACCAGTGCTTCGATGGAAACCAATTTCAAATCGAATTTTTTAGCCACTTTTACCAATTGTGGTAAACGAGCCATGCTACCATCTTCATTCATGATTTCAACAATCACACCAGCTGGTTTGAATCCTGCCAATCTTGCAAAATCAATAGCAGCTTCAGTATGTCCTGTTCTTCTCAAAACACCCCCTTGTTTAGCAATTAATGGGAATATGTGTCCAGGACGTGCCAAATCATGTGGTTTAGTGTTAGAATCTACCAAGGAAAGTATCGTTTTGGCTCTGTCTGCGGCCGATATTCCTGTAGTTACACCATTGCCTCTTAAATCTACTGAAACGGTAAAAGCAGTCTCCATAGGATCGGTATTGTTGCTTACCATAACATGTA
Protein-coding regions in this window:
- a CDS encoding DNA cytosine methyltransferase, which codes for MRYIELFSGIGGFRKAAELLSYDSNIDMHCTAFSEIDPFALKTYGNNYNLNGEARMGNIVEFTSEREKIQQMSNFDLLLGGFPCQAFSLLGKQLGLEDERGKILFSIHELLAQKNPEFVVLENVRNILKHNKGETLNKILNFFKEHEYKYVNYVVLDSQNFGLPQKRARVFFVCSKKELSINLTENNIIDNFMNINGHSLNMYENVLEILDKKVDDKYYLSEKIKHTILADGSKNFKSKSQIDLDVARTLTATMVKMHRACQDNYYSDDFILNNHSHKDTPKEILFKKPVRKLTPWEALKLQGFNKEFYDNAVEAGVSGHQLYRQAGNALSVNTGYALLHYLFVKCRIQDK
- a CDS encoding DNA cytosine methyltransferase, which translates into the protein MNEILKILAEENIVVEETERLEIPKEYENFLEKELFKNLNGLYYTLRKNNAKKHSVLKKYLPELKQEPTSDFLFADFFSGAGGLSQGLTNAGFVPAFVNDIYLDALETYYFNHDLILDRFFNGDIKELVDNIDQYLHLFKGVKLIAGGPPCQGFSTANRQNFEIDETSLQKSFIEDKRNILYKQFVKLLGIIKPDFFIMENVRGMKKVENQIEEDIRTATKEEYSYNPLILDAQNFGIPQSRIRYILIGGKNFLSIEQIRAGLLAKQKTENFYKLQDALFGLPEIGTNPLKLNAEYESEKNGYNLRKIVLEQNDFLKELNKNREINYLWNHRSRYNNENDLEIFRRLPEGENSLHESIQDILVYKNRKHIFKDKYYKLKRNEVSKTITSHMKYDCHMYIHPEQSRGLSPREAARIQTFPDDYIFRGGLNSWYKQIGNAVPVKLAEVIAKEIKHFIQ
- a CDS encoding very short patch repair endonuclease, with protein sequence MTDVHSKYTRSYNMSKIRNKNTKPEILVRKFIFSKGLRFRLHDKKLPGTPDIVLPKYKTVIFVNGCFWHGHKDCKYFVIPKTRTDWWLEKINRNIEKDIENKKKLMNIDWNVITIWECELKPLIKEITLYNIIEKLKIKC
- the ribB gene encoding 3,4-dihydroxy-2-butanone-4-phosphate synthase produces the protein MPTSKIQLNTIEEAIEDIRQGKVIIVVDDEDRENEGDFLAAAEKVTPEMINFMATHGRGLICAPLTESRCKELGLHVMVSNNTDPMETAFTVSVDLRGNGVTTGISAADRAKTILSLVDSNTKPHDLARPGHIFPLIAKQGGVLRRTGHTEAAIDFARLAGFKPAGVIVEIMNEDGSMARLPQLVKVAKKFDLKLVSIEALVAYRMQHDSLIVKKEDFDIETRFGTFRLRAYLQTTNKQVHIALTKGTWNLGEAVLTRINSTSVNNDILGTLTNDAHKKLDDMFKMINDEGKGAVLFINQELQSVDLLNRIVELKELQTKGEFKAPQIKMDNKDFGIGAQILHDLDISKIRLLSNTEQTKRVGMIGYGLEIKEFVKY